A single region of the Sphingomonas sp. LY29 genome encodes:
- a CDS encoding GlsB/YeaQ/YmgE family stress response membrane protein, translated as MIESYGIIGWIVIGLIAGAIAKLLMPGKDPGGCIITILLGIAGALLAGFLGKMVGWYDEGEAAGFIAAIVGAFLLLLIYRLVLRRR; from the coding sequence ATGATCGAAAGTTACGGAATTATCGGATGGATCGTGATCGGCCTCATTGCCGGTGCGATCGCCAAGCTGCTGATGCCGGGCAAGGATCCGGGCGGCTGCATCATCACCATCCTGCTCGGCATTGCCGGCGCCCTGCTGGCCGGTTTCCTCGGCAAGATGGTCGGTTGGTATGACGAGGGCGAAGCCGCCGGCTTCATTGCCGCGATCGTCGGTGCCTTCCTGTTGCTGCTGATCTACCGGCTGGTGCTTCGCCGCCGCTAA
- a CDS encoding DUF445 domain-containing protein, with product MKAAATGLLVAMAGVFIVARIYEPAYPWVGFVKAFAEAAMVGGLADWFAVTALFRHPLGLPIPHTAIIPRNKDRIGETLANFLQTNFLIAPVVARRMRHIDLAGAAGRFLQAPQGEETRIRRGASRLIADLFEGLDDERLGGLVKSSIANRIRSMEVSPLLGHALASAINEDRHVPMLEAAIRWTARALDANEGLIREMVHKRANWVLKLAGLDAKLGDAIIDGLRKLSVDMQADPAHPVRVKIEQALADLANDLQTKPETRERVEAMKVELLDNKSVSLWLDTLWQKGREAIIRAARNPDAAMAGKLGDVLKSMGASLDTDASMKRAINQFARRAVAGMAASYGGSIVKLVSETIRGWDARTITDRLESAVGRDLQYIRINGTLVGGLVGLTLHALDTL from the coding sequence ATGAAGGCTGCCGCGACCGGCCTGCTCGTCGCGATGGCGGGCGTCTTCATCGTCGCTCGAATCTACGAGCCCGCCTATCCCTGGGTCGGGTTCGTCAAGGCGTTCGCCGAAGCGGCGATGGTCGGCGGGCTGGCCGATTGGTTCGCGGTGACTGCCTTGTTCCGCCACCCGCTCGGCCTTCCGATCCCCCACACCGCGATCATCCCGCGCAACAAGGATCGCATCGGCGAGACGCTGGCGAACTTCCTGCAGACCAATTTCCTGATTGCGCCCGTGGTGGCGCGACGGATGCGCCACATCGACCTGGCGGGCGCGGCGGGCCGTTTCCTGCAGGCACCACAGGGCGAGGAAACGCGGATCAGACGCGGGGCAAGCCGCCTCATTGCCGACCTGTTCGAAGGACTCGACGACGAGCGGCTTGGTGGGCTCGTCAAAAGCTCGATCGCCAATCGTATCCGCTCGATGGAGGTGTCTCCCTTGCTCGGCCACGCGCTTGCGTCGGCGATCAACGAAGACCGCCACGTGCCGATGCTCGAGGCCGCGATCCGCTGGACCGCGCGCGCGCTCGACGCAAACGAAGGCCTGATTCGCGAAATGGTGCACAAACGCGCCAACTGGGTGCTCAAGCTTGCCGGACTCGATGCCAAGCTTGGCGATGCGATCATCGACGGCCTGCGCAAGCTCAGCGTCGACATGCAGGCCGATCCCGCGCACCCGGTGCGGGTCAAGATCGAACAGGCGCTAGCCGACCTCGCCAACGACCTTCAGACCAAGCCCGAAACGCGCGAGCGGGTCGAGGCGATGAAGGTCGAGCTGCTCGACAACAAGTCGGTTTCGTTGTGGCTCGATACGCTGTGGCAGAAGGGGCGTGAGGCGATCATCCGCGCCGCGCGCAATCCCGATGCGGCGATGGCGGGCAAGCTTGGCGACGTGCTGAAATCGATGGGCGCAAGCCTCGATACCGACGCGTCGATGAAGCGCGCGATCAACCAGTTCGCCCGGCGCGCGGTGGCCGGCATGGCGGCAAGCTATGGCGGGTCGATCGTCAAGCTGGTCAGCGAGACGATTCGCGGCTGGGACGCGCGCACGATCACCGACCGGCTGGAGAGCGCGGTCGGGCGCGATCTTCAGTATATCCGGATCAACGGCACGCTCGTCGGCGGCCTGGTCGGCCTCACGCTGCACGCCCTCGACACGCTGTAG
- a CDS encoding amidohydrolase family protein, which yields MIKTLLASAALTIAAPVVAQTAAAPAPAPAPAVTVIHAGSLLAEPGKAPRRNVSIVVRGRTIAEVRDGFIDTPGARVVDLRGATVLPGLIDSHVHFNGLDDRLQSRLQAPFRDNEDEAFTALLNARKTLLAGFTTVRDLGGDARTILSLRDAIEAGQFAGPTIASAADMVSVGGGHGDVNGLNRDLTDIYKPRATNVCNGPDDCRRAVRAQISAGADVIKFAATGGVLSNVPGGLNQQMMDDEMRAVVTTARTFGRKVAAHAHGVEGVNAALRAGVNSIEHGTFTNEESFRLYKQTGAYYVPTLLAPAAALADGQRGALTPAQFEKARAAAGNAEKSFAEAHRRGVKIAFGTDTGVSPHGRNAEEFALMVRNGMSPAQAIRTATVDAADLLGVSAKVGTIEPGKDADIIAVDGDPTQNVRLLESVGFVMKAGRVHKQGGARQLTEVD from the coding sequence ATGATCAAGACCTTGCTTGCGTCGGCCGCGCTGACGATCGCCGCGCCTGTCGTCGCGCAGACCGCCGCGGCGCCCGCCCCTGCCCCTGCCCCTGCCGTCACCGTCATCCACGCTGGCAGCTTGTTGGCGGAGCCGGGCAAGGCCCCGCGCCGCAATGTCAGCATCGTCGTGCGAGGGCGCACCATCGCCGAAGTCCGCGACGGCTTCATCGACACTCCCGGCGCTCGCGTGGTCGATCTTCGTGGCGCGACCGTGCTGCCCGGCCTGATTGACAGCCACGTCCACTTCAACGGGCTCGACGACCGGCTTCAATCGCGATTGCAGGCGCCGTTTCGCGACAATGAGGATGAGGCGTTCACCGCGCTGCTCAACGCTCGCAAGACGCTGCTTGCGGGCTTCACCACCGTTCGCGACCTTGGCGGCGACGCGCGCACGATCCTGTCGCTGCGCGATGCGATCGAGGCCGGGCAATTCGCCGGGCCGACGATCGCCAGCGCGGCGGATATGGTGTCGGTCGGCGGCGGGCACGGCGACGTCAACGGCCTCAACCGCGACCTCACCGACATCTACAAGCCGCGCGCGACCAACGTCTGCAACGGCCCGGACGATTGCCGCCGCGCGGTTCGGGCGCAAATCAGCGCGGGCGCGGACGTGATCAAGTTCGCCGCGACCGGCGGCGTGCTGTCGAACGTTCCCGGCGGCCTCAACCAGCAGATGATGGACGACGAAATGCGCGCCGTGGTTACGACCGCCCGCACCTTCGGCCGCAAGGTCGCCGCCCATGCGCACGGCGTGGAGGGCGTCAATGCCGCCCTTCGCGCCGGGGTCAATTCGATCGAGCACGGCACCTTCACCAACGAAGAGAGCTTCCGCCTCTACAAGCAGACCGGCGCTTACTACGTGCCGACGCTGCTCGCCCCAGCGGCCGCACTCGCCGACGGGCAACGCGGCGCGCTGACGCCGGCCCAGTTCGAAAAAGCGCGCGCCGCCGCGGGCAATGCCGAGAAGAGCTTTGCCGAGGCGCACCGGCGCGGCGTAAAGATCGCGTTCGGCACCGACACCGGGGTCAGCCCGCACGGCCGCAATGCCGAGGAGTTCGCGCTGATGGTCCGGAACGGCATGAGCCCCGCGCAGGCGATCCGCACGGCAACGGTCGACGCCGCCGACCTGCTCGGCGTGTCGGCGAAGGTGGGGACGATCGAGCCGGGCAAGGACGCCGATATCATCGCGGTGGACGGCGACCCGACGCAGAATGTCCGCCTGCTCGAATCGGTTGGCTTCGTGATGAAAGCGGGCCGCGTTCACAAGCAAGGCGGCGCGCGGCAACTGACCGAGGTCGACTGA
- the clpS gene encoding ATP-dependent Clp protease adapter ClpS, translating into MISDVILNAGDEPGQGDGIDDVEIGVVTRTKPRTKKPSQYKVLLLNDDYTPMEFVVLILQRYFSMGIEDATRVMLQVHQKGVGVCGVFTYEVAETKVSQVIDFARENQHPLQATLEKA; encoded by the coding sequence ATGATCAGCGACGTGATTCTCAATGCCGGTGACGAGCCGGGGCAGGGCGACGGTATCGACGATGTCGAGATCGGCGTCGTCACGCGCACCAAGCCGCGGACCAAGAAGCCCAGTCAGTATAAAGTTCTGCTGCTCAACGACGACTACACGCCGATGGAATTCGTTGTGCTGATCCTGCAGCGCTATTTCTCGATGGGAATCGAGGACGCGACCCGCGTCATGCTCCAGGTTCATCAGAAGGGCGTCGGCGTATGCGGCGTCTTTACCTACGAGGTCGCCGAGACCAAGGTCAGTCAGGTGATCGACTTCGCGCGTGAGAACCAGCACCCGCTTCAGGCGACGCTCGAAAAGGCCTGA
- a CDS encoding efflux RND transporter periplasmic adaptor subunit produces MNRETTFASSDTLVVVDRSNRRRNIIIAALIVVAALAAAWFLFGKGDDPAATAGAGQGGRRGQIPTVSIIVPGQSQVGRTLTASGALAARRDQPVGVAGEGGLVRAVTVDAGSWVRQGQVLASVDRSVQTQTAAQLGASIQVARADAALAQNEYERSASLVGRGFVSKADLDRKRAARDAANARVRVAEAQLGAARAQIGRLDIRAPTSGLILARNVEVGQVISAGSPALFRLASGGDFEMRAQMSQQDLAFVREGMPASVTPIGSTRAFSGRVWQVSPIIDPTSRQGEVRISVPYDASLRPGGFAEAKIAAGATTAPLLPQSAVLSDEKGNYVFIINAKNEVERRDIRIGSVGDQGVTIAQGLSGQEQVVLSAGPFLNPGQKVAPRRQAAR; encoded by the coding sequence ATGAACCGGGAAACCACTTTCGCAAGTTCCGACACGCTGGTCGTGGTCGATCGGTCGAATCGTCGGCGCAACATCATCATCGCGGCCTTGATCGTCGTCGCGGCGCTCGCGGCGGCGTGGTTCCTGTTCGGCAAGGGTGACGATCCCGCCGCGACCGCCGGCGCAGGCCAGGGCGGACGCCGCGGCCAGATTCCGACCGTGTCGATCATCGTTCCGGGACAAAGCCAAGTCGGCCGCACGCTGACCGCCTCGGGCGCGCTGGCCGCGCGTCGCGACCAGCCGGTCGGTGTCGCGGGCGAAGGCGGCCTCGTCCGCGCCGTCACCGTCGATGCTGGCAGCTGGGTCCGCCAGGGCCAGGTGCTCGCCAGCGTCGATCGCTCGGTGCAGACCCAGACCGCCGCCCAGCTCGGCGCGTCGATCCAGGTCGCGCGCGCCGACGCCGCTCTTGCCCAGAACGAATATGAGCGCAGCGCTTCGCTCGTCGGTCGCGGCTTCGTGTCGAAGGCCGATCTCGATCGTAAGCGCGCCGCGCGCGACGCCGCCAACGCCCGCGTCCGCGTCGCCGAAGCGCAGCTTGGCGCCGCTCGTGCGCAAATCGGTCGTCTCGACATCCGCGCGCCCACCAGCGGCCTGATCCTCGCCCGCAATGTCGAAGTCGGTCAGGTCATTTCGGCCGGATCGCCCGCGCTGTTCCGCCTTGCTAGCGGCGGCGATTTTGAAATGCGCGCGCAGATGTCGCAGCAGGATTTGGCCTTCGTCCGCGAGGGGATGCCGGCTTCGGTCACGCCGATCGGCTCGACCCGCGCCTTCTCCGGCCGCGTGTGGCAGGTGTCTCCGATCATCGACCCGACCAGCCGCCAGGGCGAGGTTCGGATTTCGGTTCCCTATGACGCCAGCCTTCGTCCGGGCGGGTTCGCGGAGGCCAAGATTGCCGCCGGCGCGACCACCGCCCCGCTGCTTCCGCAGAGCGCGGTGCTGAGCGACGAGAAAGGCAATTACGTCTTCATCATCAACGCCAAGAACGAGGTCGAACGCCGCGACATCCGCATCGGAAGCGTCGGCGACCAGGGCGTGACCATCGCGCAGGGCCTGTCGGGCCAGGAGCAGGTCGTGCTGTCGGCCGGTCCGTTCCTCAACCCCGGCCAGAAGGTTGCGCCGCGCCGCCAGGCAGCGCGTTGA
- a CDS encoding efflux RND transporter permease subunit: protein MNFRNISSWCIQNPVPPIVLFIGLMLAGIVAFMGMEVNNNPDIDFPAANVNISQPGAAPTEMENQITQKVEAAIRSVDGVDEINSSVREGNSNTFVQFEIGTPTDRAVNDVRDAVTQIRGDLPEGILEPQISREDISGDPILFVAAETTDMTLEQLSWYVDNTVSRRLLGVEGVAAVSREGGVDRTIRVILDPAALQAQGITAASVNAQLRQTNLNAAGGRAEIAGSEQAVRVLGNAANAYDLSQTQIAVPGGRTVRLADLGEVKDAYSEQRTIAKMNGRQVISFNVQRSKGSSEVTAYDDAWAELRKIEKEDPRIRFVEIINQVDYTKEQYHSAMMGLIEGAVLAVLVVFLFLRDFRATLIAAIAIPLSAIPAFWFMSLMGITLNGLSLLALSLVAGVLVDDAIVEIENIVRHMRMGKTAYQASMDAADEIGLAVVATTMAIVAVFLPVALMPGISGQFFKSFGYTVVIAVLMSLFVARMITPLIAAYFLKAHGIQEHAGGKGMEKYLGILRWSLDTSKAENYRREHPGKMSAVWSLTKDHRFAMVLAGIGAFVLQGVLFATLSMSFQPPVNVDFSRVRIGMPPGTTLEQTAAVADRAAEIIEKDPSVDRVFQRIFVGSGFLNIVLKKDREVTSTEFERNLAPQVSAIADAQVNFISQAGGGPGGGGRDMTLYLGSDNPELLMATANKIVDEMTPLSQLRAPRVQGDLVRPEITIAPRFDLAADLGVTTTALSQTIRIATLGDIAQNSAKFSLADRQVPITVSLPESSRKDLATLENLPVPTSSGGSVPLKSVAEIGFGSGPTTVQRTDQIRRIAIGADLSPGLVSGDVWPLINNLPTVKNLPDGVQKLELGDSKWQAELLYYFAIALGSGVLLVFAVLVLLYRRFLSPLVNMGSLLLAPLGAAIALHLTGNPISLPVLIGILMLFGIVAKNSILLVDFAVEMMGHGVEKNEAIVEAGHKRAQPIVMTTVAMVAGMVPIALSLSGDGSWRAPMGVTVIGGLLFSTLLTLLLVPAFFSIAIDIETWLGSKFSKLVDNGEPHKPMDEPVPEPAE, encoded by the coding sequence ATGAATTTTCGTAATATCTCATCGTGGTGCATCCAGAACCCGGTGCCGCCGATCGTCCTGTTCATCGGGCTAATGCTCGCGGGGATCGTCGCCTTCATGGGGATGGAGGTCAATAACAACCCGGACATCGATTTCCCGGCGGCCAACGTCAACATCTCGCAGCCCGGCGCCGCGCCGACCGAGATGGAGAACCAGATCACGCAAAAGGTCGAGGCCGCGATTCGCAGCGTCGACGGCGTTGACGAGATCAACAGCTCGGTCCGCGAGGGCAACAGCAACACCTTCGTCCAGTTCGAGATCGGCACCCCGACCGACCGCGCGGTCAACGACGTTCGCGACGCGGTCACGCAGATCCGCGGCGACCTGCCCGAAGGCATCCTCGAGCCGCAGATCAGCCGCGAAGACATCAGCGGCGATCCGATCCTGTTCGTCGCCGCCGAAACCACCGACATGACGCTGGAACAGCTCAGCTGGTATGTCGACAACACCGTGTCACGCCGCCTGCTGGGCGTCGAGGGCGTCGCCGCGGTCAGCCGCGAGGGCGGCGTCGATCGCACCATCCGCGTCATCCTCGACCCCGCCGCGCTCCAGGCGCAGGGAATCACCGCCGCGTCGGTCAATGCGCAGCTTCGCCAGACCAACCTCAATGCCGCAGGCGGCCGCGCCGAGATCGCGGGCTCCGAGCAGGCGGTCCGCGTGCTCGGCAATGCCGCCAATGCCTACGACCTGTCGCAGACTCAGATTGCCGTCCCGGGCGGCCGCACCGTTCGCCTGGCCGACCTTGGCGAGGTCAAGGACGCCTATTCCGAGCAGCGCACCATCGCGAAGATGAACGGCCGCCAGGTCATCAGCTTCAACGTCCAGCGCTCGAAGGGCTCGTCCGAGGTTACCGCCTATGACGACGCCTGGGCAGAGCTTCGCAAGATCGAGAAGGAGGATCCGCGGATCCGCTTCGTCGAGATTATCAACCAGGTCGACTACACCAAGGAACAGTATCACTCGGCGATGATGGGCCTGATCGAGGGCGCGGTCCTCGCGGTTCTCGTGGTGTTCCTGTTCCTTCGCGACTTCCGCGCGACACTGATCGCGGCGATCGCGATCCCGCTGTCGGCCATCCCCGCCTTCTGGTTCATGAGCCTGATGGGCATCACCCTCAACGGCCTGTCGCTGCTCGCGCTTAGCCTGGTCGCGGGGGTGCTCGTCGATGACGCGATCGTGGAGATTGAGAACATCGTCCGGCACATGCGCATGGGCAAGACCGCCTATCAGGCGTCGATGGACGCGGCCGACGAAATCGGCCTCGCGGTCGTCGCGACCACCATGGCGATCGTCGCGGTGTTCCTGCCCGTCGCGCTGATGCCGGGCATCTCGGGCCAATTCTTCAAGAGCTTCGGCTACACCGTCGTCATCGCGGTGCTGATGAGCCTGTTCGTCGCGCGCATGATCACGCCATTGATTGCCGCTTATTTCCTGAAGGCCCACGGCATCCAGGAACATGCCGGCGGCAAGGGGATGGAGAAGTATCTCGGCATCCTGCGCTGGAGCCTCGATACCTCCAAGGCAGAAAATTACCGCCGCGAGCATCCGGGCAAGATGAGCGCCGTCTGGTCGCTGACGAAGGACCACCGCTTTGCGATGGTGCTCGCCGGGATCGGCGCGTTCGTCCTTCAGGGCGTGCTGTTCGCGACGCTGTCGATGTCGTTCCAGCCGCCGGTCAACGTCGACTTCAGCCGCGTCCGCATCGGCATGCCGCCGGGCACGACGCTGGAGCAGACCGCCGCCGTTGCCGACCGCGCCGCGGAGATCATCGAAAAGGATCCGTCGGTCGACCGCGTCTTCCAGCGCATCTTCGTCGGATCGGGCTTCCTCAACATCGTGCTGAAGAAGGACCGCGAAGTCACCTCGACCGAGTTCGAGCGCAACCTTGCCCCGCAGGTGTCGGCCATCGCCGACGCGCAGGTGAACTTCATCAGCCAGGCTGGTGGCGGTCCGGGCGGCGGCGGGCGCGACATGACGCTCTACCTCGGCAGCGACAATCCCGAACTGCTGATGGCGACTGCGAACAAGATCGTCGACGAGATGACCCCGCTCAGCCAGCTTCGCGCCCCGCGCGTGCAGGGTGATCTGGTGCGTCCGGAAATCACGATCGCGCCGCGCTTCGACCTGGCCGCCGACCTCGGCGTCACGACGACCGCGCTCAGCCAGACGATCCGCATCGCGACGCTGGGCGACATTGCGCAGAACAGCGCAAAGTTCTCGCTGGCCGATCGCCAGGTGCCGATCACCGTCTCGCTGCCCGAAAGCTCGCGCAAGGATCTCGCCACGCTCGAGAATCTGCCGGTGCCGACGTCGAGTGGCGGCTCGGTGCCGCTGAAATCGGTCGCCGAGATCGGCTTCGGCTCGGGTCCGACGACGGTCCAGCGGACCGACCAGATCCGCCGCATCGCGATCGGCGCCGACCTGTCGCCGGGCCTGGTGTCGGGCGACGTGTGGCCGCTGATCAACAACCTGCCGACGGTCAAGAATCTGCCCGACGGCGTCCAGAAGCTCGAGCTTGGCGACAGCAAGTGGCAGGCCGAACTGCTCTACTACTTCGCGATCGCGCTGGGATCGGGCGTGCTGCTGGTGTTCGCGGTCCTCGTGCTGCTCTACCGCCGCTTCCTGTCGCCGCTGGTCAACATGGGCTCGCTGCTGCTCGCTCCGCTCGGCGCAGCGATTGCACTTCACCTGACCGGCAACCCGATCTCGCTGCCGGTGCTGATCGGCATCCTGATGCTGTTCGGGATCGTCGCCAAGAACTCGATCCTGCTGGTCGACTTCGCGGTCGAGATGATGGGGCACGGCGTCGAGAAAAACGAGGCGATCGTCGAAGCGGGCCACAAGCGCGCGCAGCCGATCGTCATGACGACGGTGGCGATGGTCGCGGGCATGGTTCCGATCGCGCTGTCGCTCAGCGGCGACGGCAGCTGGCGCGCGCCGATGGGCGTGACCGTGATCGGTGGCCTGCTGTTCTCGACCTTGCTGACGCTGCTGCTGGTCCCCGCCTTCTTCTCGATCGCGATCGACATCGAGACGTGGTTGGGCTCGAAGTTCAGCAAGCTCGTCGACAATGGCGAGCCGCACAAGCCGATGGACGAGCCGGTTCCCGAACCCGCGGAGTGA
- the murA gene encoding UDP-N-acetylglucosamine 1-carboxyvinyltransferase, which yields MDSIRIKGGKRLEGRIPISGAKNSALTLLPCALLTADKLTLTNLPRLADVDNFSHLLNGLGASTKVAGVKKGEYGRRMTLSAREIASTVAPYDMVRKMRASILVLGPMLARAGESTVSLPGGCAIGDRPIDLHLKALEAIGADIELAAGYVKASAPKGRLTGGDYTFPVVSVGATENVLMAAVLASGRSQFFNAAREPEIVDLCNLLVAMGAKIEGIGSSHLIVDGVEGLDGCTYAVMPDRIEAGSYACAAGITGGSIELVGARPADMLAITNALAAAGLLIEMTDDGIKVTADRPLKPLAISTAPYPGFPTDMQAQFMAMLCRAEGESFLEETIFENRYMHVPELRRMGAEIDVRGRSAIVHGVKSMTGAQVMATDLRASMSLVLAGLCAEGETEVLRVYHLDRGYERLEEKLQGVGATIERVSAG from the coding sequence ATGGACTCCATTCGCATCAAGGGCGGCAAGCGCCTCGAAGGCCGCATTCCCATTTCGGGCGCCAAGAACAGCGCATTGACGCTGCTTCCCTGCGCGCTGCTGACGGCCGACAAGCTGACGCTGACCAACCTTCCGCGTCTCGCCGACGTCGACAATTTCTCACATCTTCTCAATGGCCTCGGCGCCTCGACCAAGGTCGCCGGCGTCAAGAAAGGCGAATATGGTCGCCGAATGACGCTCAGCGCGCGCGAGATCGCGTCGACCGTCGCGCCGTACGATATGGTCCGCAAGATGCGCGCGTCGATCCTGGTGCTCGGGCCGATGCTGGCGCGAGCGGGCGAGTCGACCGTGTCGCTTCCGGGCGGCTGCGCGATCGGTGATCGCCCGATCGACCTTCACTTGAAGGCTCTCGAAGCCATTGGCGCCGACATCGAACTGGCGGCCGGCTATGTGAAGGCGAGCGCGCCCAAGGGACGCCTGACCGGCGGCGATTATACCTTCCCGGTCGTGTCGGTCGGCGCGACCGAGAACGTGCTGATGGCCGCGGTCCTCGCCAGCGGCCGCAGCCAATTCTTCAACGCGGCGCGCGAGCCCGAGATCGTCGATCTGTGCAACCTGCTGGTGGCGATGGGCGCGAAGATCGAAGGAATCGGTTCGTCGCACCTGATCGTCGACGGGGTCGAAGGGCTCGACGGCTGCACCTACGCCGTCATGCCCGACCGGATCGAGGCGGGGAGCTATGCCTGCGCCGCCGGGATCACCGGTGGATCGATCGAGCTGGTCGGGGCTCGACCAGCGGACATGCTGGCGATCACCAACGCCCTGGCGGCGGCTGGCCTGCTGATCGAGATGACCGACGACGGCATCAAAGTGACCGCCGATCGCCCGCTCAAGCCGCTGGCGATTTCGACCGCTCCCTATCCGGGGTTCCCGACCGACATGCAGGCGCAATTCATGGCGATGCTGTGCCGCGCGGAAGGCGAAAGCTTCCTTGAGGAAACGATCTTCGAGAACCGCTACATGCACGTCCCCGAGCTTCGCCGCATGGGCGCCGAGATCGACGTGCGCGGGCGCTCCGCGATCGTCCACGGGGTCAAGTCGATGACCGGCGCGCAAGTGATGGCCACCGACCTTCGTGCGTCGATGAGCCTCGTGCTTGCCGGGCTATGCGCCGAAGGCGAGACCGAAGTGCTGCGGGTCTACCACCTCGACCGCGGGTACGAGCGGCTCGAGGAAAAGCTGCAGGGCGTCGGAGCGACGATCGAGCGCGTTTCCGCCGGATAG